The following coding sequences are from one Sphingobium sp. RAC03 window:
- the bla gene encoding subclass B3 metallo-beta-lactamase — protein MIAILTIAALVSGPQPTIGHGAPSLVAAKASVPARGQIDPLTRPMATERAKEWLAPVPPEKIFGNTYLVGFGGLSIALIDTGAGLILIDGALPQAAPAIMNNVRALGFDPKDIKFILSTEPHFDHSGGLAALARDTGATIVASARGAEGLRLGAHMKDDPQLGYGGRWPRVTRLRAVKDREVLRLGRTAITAHATSGHTMGSMSWNWKACEGKVCKAIVFAASLNPVSADGYRYIAPSSAAIIRGFAASYERMDRLPCDILISAHPDNAGQGRYNDTPGACRRYAARSRELLAKRLTRERAGIEP, from the coding sequence ATGATCGCAATACTGACAATCGCCGCCCTGGTTTCAGGTCCGCAACCAACCATCGGGCACGGGGCACCGTCTTTGGTCGCTGCCAAGGCCAGCGTCCCCGCACGAGGCCAGATCGATCCATTGACCCGCCCGATGGCTACAGAGCGGGCCAAGGAATGGCTTGCGCCAGTGCCGCCGGAAAAAATCTTCGGGAACACCTATCTCGTCGGCTTTGGGGGACTGAGTATCGCATTGATCGACACAGGTGCAGGGCTGATATTGATCGATGGCGCACTTCCGCAAGCGGCACCGGCGATAATGAATAATGTCCGCGCGCTTGGCTTCGACCCTAAAGACATCAAATTTATTCTGAGTACGGAACCGCATTTTGATCATAGCGGCGGACTTGCCGCGCTCGCCCGCGACACCGGTGCAACCATCGTTGCAAGCGCGCGCGGGGCTGAAGGCTTGCGGTTAGGGGCGCATATGAAAGATGATCCACAACTGGGTTATGGCGGCCGCTGGCCGCGTGTGACGCGCCTGCGCGCCGTCAAGGACCGCGAAGTGCTGAGGCTTGGGCGCACGGCGATCACCGCACACGCAACATCCGGTCATACGATGGGCAGCATGAGTTGGAACTGGAAAGCCTGTGAAGGCAAGGTCTGCAAGGCGATCGTCTTCGCCGCCAGCCTCAATCCGGTGTCAGCCGATGGCTATCGCTACATAGCGCCCTCAAGCGCTGCGATCATCAGGGGTTTTGCGGCGAGCTACGAGCGGATGGACAGATTGCCATGTGACATACTGATCTCGGCACATCCGGATAATGCAGGCCAAGGTCGATATAATGATACGCCTGGGGCCTGCCGCCGCTATGCTGCCCGATCGCGTGAATTGCTTGCGAAGCGCCTCACTCGCGAACGTGCCGGGATCGAGCCATGA
- a CDS encoding LysR family transcriptional regulator, which produces MDRAQLPLNALRAFEAAARHLNFTRAAIELCVSQGAVSHQVAQLERRLGTRLFLRLPRGLALTDEGHALVPVLAEAFDRVGATLDQYADGRFREALKVGVVGTFATGWLIARLDAFARLHPSIDLRISTNNNRVDLAGEALDFAIRFGDGAWHGTHAEPLLAAPMAPVCAPVIAARLKAPIDLFHEQMLRSYRPDEWALWFEAAAVPVPMLRGPVFDSSALMALAAAAGHGVALVPLAMFTRELASEQLMQPFAITVDVGRYWLTRLISRPESDAMRRFRHWLMDEIAAPSPMDQR; this is translated from the coding sequence ATGGATCGCGCCCAACTTCCGCTCAACGCCCTGCGCGCTTTCGAGGCGGCAGCGCGTCATCTCAATTTCACCCGCGCAGCGATAGAATTGTGCGTCAGTCAGGGCGCGGTCAGCCATCAGGTCGCGCAGCTCGAACGTCGCCTTGGCACGCGCCTCTTCCTCAGGCTGCCGCGCGGCCTCGCGCTCACCGACGAGGGGCATGCGCTTGTGCCCGTACTTGCCGAAGCCTTTGATCGTGTCGGCGCGACGCTCGACCAATATGCTGATGGCCGGTTCCGAGAGGCGCTCAAGGTCGGGGTCGTCGGCACGTTCGCCACCGGTTGGCTGATTGCGCGCCTGGACGCCTTTGCCCGTTTGCATCCTTCGATTGATCTGCGCATCTCGACCAACAACAATCGTGTCGATCTGGCGGGCGAAGCGCTCGATTTCGCGATCCGCTTTGGCGACGGTGCGTGGCATGGTACGCATGCCGAGCCATTGCTGGCTGCACCCATGGCACCCGTCTGTGCGCCGGTCATTGCCGCGCGGTTGAAGGCCCCCATCGACCTTTTCCATGAACAAATGTTGCGGTCGTACCGACCCGATGAATGGGCGCTGTGGTTCGAGGCTGCAGCCGTACCTGTCCCGATGCTGCGCGGTCCCGTTTTCGATAGTTCAGCGCTGATGGCCTTGGCCGCTGCCGCTGGACATGGTGTCGCGCTGGTGCCGCTCGCGATGTTCACCCGCGAACTGGCCTCGGAACAACTGATGCAGCCTTTTGCAATCACGGTCGACGTCGGCCGTTACTGGCTCACTCGTCTGATCTCACGCCCGGAAAGTGATGCGATGCGCCGCTTTCGCCATTGGCTTATGGATGAGATAGCAGCGCCATCACCCATGGATCAGCGATAA
- a CDS encoding DUF4198 domain-containing protein, which yields MKISRFHSAALGLTLFCTTMAQAHMPYMLPTTFDLGAKGDHVTVQAAFAEDAFLPEVAMRDAPFHLVAPDGRDVPTGPVTHLRDLTVFEAAIPADGTYRVTSGQRAGRKGKMFRQGDKWAMRGEGGTLPANVEQVDVQSMTLAEAYVTRGQPTDTTLKPSGRALEIQAITHPNAIVAGSGASFALLFEGKPLPQADISLFRSAGLYDGRKVVAQIKSGTDGRFALTPPDAGTYLILVRHRGAAPAGSETPYRSYTYTLTFDAA from the coding sequence ATGAAGATATCGCGATTCCATTCCGCTGCGCTGGGCCTGACATTGTTCTGCACCACCATGGCGCAGGCCCATATGCCCTATATGTTGCCGACCACATTCGACCTGGGGGCCAAGGGCGACCATGTCACTGTCCAGGCGGCCTTTGCCGAGGACGCCTTCCTGCCCGAAGTCGCCATGCGCGACGCACCCTTCCATCTGGTCGCGCCCGATGGCCGGGACGTGCCGACCGGCCCCGTCACCCATTTGCGCGACCTGACTGTCTTTGAAGCGGCGATTCCCGCCGACGGCACCTATCGGGTGACCAGCGGCCAGCGTGCCGGGCGCAAGGGCAAGATGTTCCGGCAAGGCGACAAATGGGCGATGCGCGGTGAAGGCGGGACGCTGCCCGCTAATGTCGAGCAGGTCGATGTGCAGAGCATGACCCTCGCCGAAGCCTATGTGACGCGCGGCCAACCGACCGACACGACGCTCAAGCCATCGGGGCGGGCGCTGGAAATCCAGGCGATCACCCACCCCAACGCCATCGTTGCCGGATCCGGCGCCAGCTTTGCCTTGCTGTTCGAGGGGAAGCCGCTTCCTCAGGCCGACATCAGCCTGTTCCGCAGCGCTGGTCTTTATGACGGGCGCAAGGTCGTCGCGCAGATCAAAAGCGGAACCGATGGGCGCTTCGCCCTGACGCCGCCGGATGCGGGCACCTATCTCATCCTTGTACGCCATCGCGGCGCAGCCCCGGCAGGGTCCGAAACACCCTATCGCAGCTACACCTATACGCTGACCTTCGACGCGGCCTGA
- a CDS encoding TonB-dependent receptor domain-containing protein: MMLKTKMKLALGTALIVTPIQAWAQDTAADAPQTTRMTLDRMVISAGTEKVAIDTPQAVSTLDQEDIDQIQATTIGDLLEAMPGVNVQGGVGQLGQGFNIRGLGTAIGDSDNRILLTVDGVTKFYEQYRMGALFSEPELYKRVEVLRGPASSTLYGAGALAGVINFTTKDASDFLADGDPLAVRLKAATETNAQAHTLSGIVAVQPVEGVELLGSYNYRRSDDYKSGNGETVAASATLSDSWLVKGRVAIGGNKKHAIWASYQDWVSDAPQVYDQISAATGAALMRRRVHDKTAVLGYVNDFDGSKIFNIEAQIAYSLSKVHQTETTFLGPLAYSDFSYESWQAKVQNSSEFAMSGDWTTFLILGGQWSTQERRNPRVAFDGTVTPGAGTHPEGSMDRYGLFGQLEIVWSDKLTIMPGVRVDWNDLKPGDTVVGGTTLTERVKDSGISPKLAALYNITPWIGLFGSVARTVRMPNVDEVFTRAATPAPLGRPNNSGLRPEKSDNIEAGLTLSFDDMIGSNDRFRAKTTLFRNDVKDLIIQGAATSGTPYFQNIGRSRFKGIEVEAEYGLGGFFARANASFVDGKDRLTDNYLNTIPANDYRLTLGYVDTATGLSGGWSGEFAERQDRVTTGNFSSAGSGLPTPGYSVHNLFFAFRPQSGAAKGFEFRIAMDNVFDKHYRRHLSALAAEGQSFKFTVANMF; this comes from the coding sequence ATGATGTTGAAGACCAAAATGAAGCTGGCATTGGGGACCGCGCTGATCGTCACGCCGATCCAGGCATGGGCGCAGGACACCGCCGCCGATGCGCCGCAAACGACGCGCATGACGCTCGATCGGATGGTGATATCCGCGGGCACGGAAAAGGTCGCGATCGACACGCCGCAGGCGGTCAGCACGCTGGACCAGGAGGATATCGACCAGATTCAGGCAACGACGATCGGTGACTTGCTGGAGGCCATGCCGGGCGTCAATGTCCAGGGCGGCGTCGGCCAACTGGGTCAGGGGTTCAACATTCGCGGCCTCGGCACGGCGATCGGCGACAGCGACAACCGCATCCTGCTGACCGTCGATGGCGTGACCAAATTCTACGAACAATATCGCATGGGGGCGCTGTTCAGCGAGCCGGAACTCTACAAGCGGGTGGAAGTGCTGCGCGGCCCAGCCTCTTCAACCCTCTATGGCGCGGGCGCGTTGGCGGGCGTCATCAATTTCACGACCAAGGATGCGTCCGACTTTCTGGCCGATGGCGATCCGCTGGCGGTGCGGCTGAAGGCTGCGACCGAAACCAACGCGCAGGCGCATACCCTGTCGGGGATCGTCGCGGTGCAGCCGGTCGAGGGGGTCGAACTGCTGGGCAGCTATAATTACCGACGCAGCGACGATTATAAGAGCGGCAATGGTGAAACGGTAGCGGCTTCCGCCACCTTGTCGGATAGTTGGCTGGTCAAGGGCCGGGTAGCAATCGGCGGCAACAAGAAACATGCGATCTGGGCCAGCTACCAGGACTGGGTGAGCGATGCGCCGCAGGTCTATGATCAGATATCCGCAGCGACAGGCGCGGCGCTGATGCGCCGCCGCGTTCACGACAAGACGGCGGTGCTCGGCTATGTAAACGACTTCGACGGCAGCAAGATTTTCAATATCGAAGCGCAGATCGCCTATTCCCTATCGAAGGTGCATCAGACCGAAACCACTTTCCTTGGCCCCCTCGCCTATTCCGATTTTTCCTATGAAAGCTGGCAGGCCAAGGTCCAGAACAGCAGCGAGTTCGCCATGAGCGGCGACTGGACGACCTTCCTGATTCTAGGCGGTCAGTGGAGTACCCAGGAACGGCGCAACCCGCGCGTTGCGTTCGACGGCACGGTCACGCCGGGCGCGGGCACCCATCCCGAAGGCAGTATGGACCGCTATGGCCTGTTCGGGCAGTTGGAGATCGTCTGGTCCGACAAGCTGACCATCATGCCGGGTGTCCGGGTCGATTGGAACGACTTGAAACCCGGTGACACGGTGGTTGGCGGCACGACACTGACCGAGCGGGTCAAGGATAGCGGCATTTCGCCCAAGCTGGCGGCGCTCTATAACATCACCCCCTGGATCGGCCTGTTCGGATCGGTGGCGCGCACCGTGCGAATGCCCAATGTCGACGAAGTGTTTACGCGTGCTGCGACCCCCGCGCCCCTGGGGCGTCCCAACAATTCCGGTCTTCGCCCGGAGAAATCGGATAATATCGAGGCGGGCCTCACCCTGTCCTTCGATGACATGATAGGCTCGAATGACCGGTTTCGGGCCAAGACGACCCTGTTTCGCAATGACGTCAAGGATCTGATCATCCAGGGGGCGGCCACGTCGGGAACGCCCTATTTCCAGAATATCGGCCGGTCACGCTTCAAGGGTATCGAGGTGGAGGCGGAATATGGCCTCGGCGGTTTCTTCGCCCGCGCCAACGCGTCCTTCGTCGATGGCAAGGACCGGCTAACGGATAATTATCTCAACACGATTCCGGCCAACGACTATCGGTTGACGCTGGGCTATGTCGATACCGCCACCGGCCTGTCCGGCGGCTGGTCCGGCGAATTTGCCGAACGGCAGGACAGGGTGACGACGGGCAATTTCTCATCGGCCGGGTCCGGCCTGCCGACGCCGGGCTATAGCGTCCATAATCTCTTCTTCGCGTTCAGGCCGCAGAGCGGCGCGGCGAAAGGTTTCGAGTTCCGCATCGCGATGGATAATGTCTTCGACAAACACTATCGCCGCCATCTCTCCGCGCTTGCAGCAGAGGGGCAGAGCTTCAAGTTCACCGTGGCCAATATGTTCTAA
- a CDS encoding energy transducer TonB, which produces MARATPSFRIGGPAAASLLVNGLLIAALLNLGMGHGARRRDSPVLTVVSLAVLKGTEQGKDEAEASAPPTQPAAADPPPVAPPSPALAPVIPVSIAPPISAIASSLPPTPSIQHTVLVATPSTAPSPPAQPVSGSVSPTTSAARSGVADGLDVKAPPGTSRTYAAKIRSWLYAHKIYPRRARMRRQEGLVQVRFILDRTGMLVEGAIIRGSGNAVLDEEAEAMMRRASPYPPAPSDLRGERIEFTAPIEFVLPV; this is translated from the coding sequence ATGGCACGGGCAACGCCTTCCTTTCGCATCGGCGGGCCAGCGGCGGCATCGCTGCTGGTCAACGGGCTGCTGATTGCGGCTCTGCTTAACCTTGGCATGGGGCATGGCGCGCGGCGCAGAGACTCACCGGTGCTGACGGTCGTGTCGCTGGCGGTGTTGAAGGGAACGGAGCAGGGGAAAGACGAAGCGGAGGCGTCGGCTCCCCCTACCCAGCCTGCTGCGGCTGACCCACCACCTGTCGCGCCCCCGTCGCCAGCGCTTGCGCCCGTCATTCCCGTCTCGATCGCGCCGCCGATCAGCGCAATTGCTTCCAGTCTGCCGCCTACGCCATCGATCCAACACACGGTATTGGTCGCCACCCCATCTACAGCACCGTCGCCCCCGGCCCAGCCCGTTTCGGGTTCGGTATCGCCAACGACATCGGCCGCCCGTAGCGGGGTCGCCGATGGCCTGGACGTCAAGGCACCGCCTGGCACCAGCCGGACCTATGCCGCCAAGATACGATCCTGGCTCTATGCCCATAAAATCTACCCCCGCCGCGCGCGGATGCGGCGGCAGGAGGGATTGGTACAGGTTCGTTTCATCCTCGATCGCACCGGTATGTTAGTGGAAGGCGCGATCATTCGAGGATCGGGCAACGCCGTGCTGGACGAAGAGGCCGAGGCGATGATGCGGCGTGCATCCCCCTATCCCCCCGCGCCCAGCGATTTGCGCGGCGAGCGGATCGAATTCACCGCGCCGATCGAATTCGTCCTGCCGGTCTGA
- a CDS encoding TonB-dependent receptor, translating into MQFFVALLSSSTAFPAAAQTMAPEVEAVGGEQIIVTAQKIEQRAMDVPITISAVSGKRMAEIGVSDLDELSNYIPGLNIQEQSANNPGIVIRGITSDSGSAQQAPRVTLYYNGVDISRSRGSYQDIYDMERIEVIKGPQATLFGTASAVGAISMISARPKPGFAAELTAGYGNYDAKLLSGFVNGGSDKVSGRIAFAWKKRDGYVKNLSATQDDLYARDQLGVRGSLRLTPTDNFTADLILTYDRQRNSGTPFISRALPTSQGPGNPFGAANLSGSPLSSSALRGDKLGLRRDVYDANLTFSWDIADDWTLTMVHGYRDFDSNEIFDADGSAAWYLEFGEEAKGWQASHETRFSYAGDHFRGAFGWNMFREKSNQRVPFSTEEGTYIQCATRLIPGLACVAADGTVTASQATAILTQGAATVIPYNSVFENQGKNDSYSMFADGTWLASPSLELTAGIRALIEKRRSGFVTTVPNSVLSGAPLIPGQVNTNGRVLRAEDSFAAFLPRFNILYRFSPNLNGFATVSKGRRSPTVSLDAAAGGVARINRIAGENVWNYEVGLKANSGIISGSLGVYYQKYDNFQVSVTGTDGVNRTVSAGTASNLGVEAEVAIQPTSWLNIFANGGYIDGGIDNKEANGRFAGDQFRLQPKFQSAAGFTIDAPLGNGMRVFATPSLTYRSKIYFEVPNTEAISQKAVMLANLRAGIGFADDRYEISGFIRNLTNKDYLLDAGNTGGGFGIPTYIPAEPRFYGVQLTGRF; encoded by the coding sequence ATGCAGTTTTTCGTCGCCCTACTTTCCAGCAGCACCGCTTTCCCAGCTGCGGCCCAGACCATGGCGCCCGAAGTCGAGGCAGTAGGCGGCGAGCAGATCATCGTGACCGCGCAGAAGATCGAACAGCGGGCGATGGACGTGCCCATCACCATATCGGCCGTCAGCGGTAAGCGGATGGCGGAAATCGGCGTTTCCGACTTGGACGAATTGTCCAACTATATCCCCGGCCTCAACATCCAGGAACAGAGCGCCAACAATCCGGGCATCGTCATTCGCGGCATCACGTCGGACAGCGGATCGGCCCAGCAAGCGCCGCGCGTCACCCTTTATTATAACGGCGTCGACATTTCCCGCTCGCGTGGCTCCTATCAGGACATCTACGATATGGAGCGGATCGAGGTCATCAAAGGACCGCAGGCGACCTTGTTCGGCACCGCGTCGGCGGTGGGCGCGATCAGCATGATCTCCGCCCGGCCCAAGCCCGGTTTCGCCGCCGAGCTGACCGCCGGATACGGTAATTATGATGCCAAATTGCTGAGCGGCTTCGTCAATGGCGGGTCGGACAAGGTCTCCGGCCGCATCGCCTTCGCCTGGAAGAAGCGCGACGGCTATGTAAAGAATCTGTCGGCGACGCAGGACGATCTCTATGCCCGCGACCAGTTGGGTGTGCGCGGCTCGCTGCGCCTCACGCCCACCGACAATTTCACCGCCGATCTCATCCTTACCTATGACCGTCAGCGCAATTCCGGCACGCCCTTCATCTCGCGCGCACTGCCGACCTCGCAGGGGCCGGGCAACCCCTTTGGCGCGGCCAATCTGAGCGGTTCGCCGCTATCGTCTTCCGCTCTGCGCGGCGACAAGCTGGGCCTGCGCCGCGACGTTTATGACGCGAACCTGACCTTCAGCTGGGACATCGCCGACGACTGGACGCTGACGATGGTCCACGGCTATCGCGATTTCGACAGCAATGAAATTTTCGATGCGGACGGTTCGGCCGCCTGGTATCTGGAATTTGGCGAGGAGGCGAAGGGCTGGCAGGCAAGCCATGAAACCCGCTTCTCCTACGCTGGCGACCATTTCCGTGGCGCGTTCGGCTGGAATATGTTTCGGGAGAAAAGCAATCAGCGCGTGCCTTTCTCGACGGAAGAAGGCACCTATATTCAGTGCGCGACACGCCTGATCCCTGGCCTTGCCTGTGTAGCGGCCGACGGCACTGTCACGGCATCGCAGGCGACGGCGATCCTCACGCAAGGCGCGGCGACAGTCATTCCCTACAACTCGGTCTTTGAAAATCAGGGCAAGAATGACAGCTATTCGATGTTCGCGGATGGCACCTGGCTCGCCAGCCCGTCGCTGGAACTGACGGCAGGCATCCGCGCGCTCATTGAAAAGCGCCGGTCGGGCTTCGTGACGACTGTACCCAACTCCGTGCTGAGCGGCGCGCCGCTGATTCCGGGTCAGGTCAACACCAATGGCCGCGTCCTGCGTGCCGAAGACAGTTTCGCCGCCTTCCTGCCACGCTTCAATATCCTCTATCGTTTCTCACCCAATCTGAACGGCTTTGCCACTGTGTCGAAGGGCCGCCGGTCACCGACCGTCAGCCTGGACGCGGCCGCTGGCGGCGTCGCCCGCATCAACCGGATCGCGGGGGAAAATGTGTGGAACTATGAAGTCGGGCTGAAGGCCAATAGTGGCATCATTTCCGGTTCGCTGGGTGTCTATTATCAGAAATATGATAATTTCCAGGTCAGTGTGACCGGCACCGACGGCGTCAATCGGACAGTCAGCGCCGGGACGGCCAGCAATCTGGGCGTTGAAGCGGAGGTCGCGATCCAGCCCACCAGCTGGCTCAACATCTTCGCCAATGGCGGCTATATCGATGGCGGCATCGACAATAAGGAAGCCAATGGCCGCTTTGCGGGCGATCAGTTCCGTCTCCAGCCCAAATTCCAGTCGGCGGCGGGCTTCACCATTGACGCGCCGCTGGGCAATGGCATGCGCGTCTTCGCAACGCCCAGCCTCACCTATCGCAGCAAAATCTATTTCGAAGTGCCGAACACCGAAGCCATCAGCCAGAAGGCTGTCATGCTGGCGAACCTGCGCGCAGGCATCGGCTTTGCGGATGATCGCTACGAGATTTCAGGTTTCATCCGCAACCTCACGAACAAGGACTATCTGCTCGATGCCGGCAATACCGGCGGCGGCTTCGGCATCCCGACCTACATCCCCGCAGAACCGCGCTTCTACGGCGTGCAGCTCACCGGCCGCTTCTGA
- a CDS encoding alkaline phosphatase D family protein gives MRFTIDRRLLIKGSILGLGALSIPGAAQILGARGFSHGVASGEPGMDSVLLWTRYVGSGDSKLRAEVATDPAFTKVVSGGEVTARADADHTAKITVTGLQPGQWYFYRFIAPDGAISRIGRTRTLPQGDVSRFGIGLFSCSNMPFGFFNAYGHAAARDDIDLVIHCGDYLYEYDRGHYPSLEDAVPGRIIEPANEMVTLADYRLRYASYRLDPDLQALHAAFPMIAQWDDHELTNDAYKDGAENHQPDKEGEWAVRKAAAQKVYREWMPVSDAMYDSFQIGTLATIFRPETRITARNKQLNVGEAVAGRGDLAKALADFRDGAWSMQDRTLMGAEQEKWLYDGLGKSKKDGTAWQILAQQVIMGYGRFPINAADWVPTNSPAIVRTRLAGAVAASQAGLPYNMDSWDGYPAARNRLYDAALAADADLVVLSGDSHNAWGYNLGERGPGQGENKHRVGVEFAGHSVTSPGFEAYAKGVPPADIARALRAVNPGMAFCDTSQRGYVSLEVTPQQVAGSWHFMKDIRTRTTDLAGTHRMTVQRGAKLLQNA, from the coding sequence ATGCGCTTCACCATCGATCGCCGCCTGCTCATCAAGGGCAGCATATTGGGCCTGGGGGCCCTGTCCATTCCCGGCGCCGCGCAGATATTGGGTGCGCGCGGCTTTAGCCATGGCGTAGCCAGCGGCGAACCGGGCATGGACAGTGTGCTGCTCTGGACCCGCTATGTCGGATCGGGAGATAGCAAGTTGCGGGCCGAAGTCGCCACCGATCCGGCCTTTACCAAGGTCGTGTCGGGCGGCGAAGTCACCGCCCGCGCGGATGCCGATCACACAGCGAAGATCACCGTCACTGGTCTTCAACCCGGCCAATGGTATTTCTATCGGTTCATCGCGCCCGATGGCGCGATCAGCCGGATCGGCCGCACCCGCACCTTGCCGCAAGGTGACGTGTCGCGCTTCGGCATCGGCCTCTTCTCCTGCTCCAACATGCCCTTTGGCTTCTTCAACGCCTATGGCCATGCCGCCGCGCGCGACGATATCGACCTGGTCATCCATTGCGGCGACTATCTCTATGAATATGATCGCGGTCATTATCCCAGTCTGGAAGACGCCGTTCCCGGCCGGATCATCGAACCGGCGAACGAGATGGTGACGCTGGCCGATTATCGCCTGCGCTACGCCTCCTACCGGCTCGACCCTGATCTTCAGGCGCTGCACGCCGCCTTCCCAATGATCGCCCAATGGGACGATCATGAACTGACCAATGACGCCTATAAGGATGGCGCGGAGAATCATCAGCCCGACAAGGAAGGCGAATGGGCGGTGCGCAAGGCGGCCGCGCAGAAGGTCTATCGCGAATGGATGCCCGTCTCCGATGCGATGTATGACAGTTTCCAGATCGGCACGCTGGCGACCATATTCCGTCCTGAAACCCGGATCACAGCGCGCAACAAGCAGTTAAACGTCGGCGAAGCGGTCGCCGGGCGTGGCGACCTGGCCAAGGCGCTGGCCGATTTCCGGGATGGTGCCTGGAGCATGCAGGATCGCACCCTGATGGGCGCGGAGCAGGAAAAGTGGCTCTATGATGGCCTGGGCAAGTCCAAGAAGGACGGCACAGCTTGGCAGATACTCGCCCAGCAAGTGATCATGGGCTATGGCCGTTTTCCAATCAATGCGGCCGATTGGGTGCCTACCAATTCCCCGGCGATCGTGCGCACGAGGCTGGCCGGTGCGGTCGCCGCGTCGCAGGCGGGGCTACCCTATAATATGGATAGCTGGGACGGCTATCCGGCGGCGCGCAACCGCCTCTATGACGCGGCGCTCGCGGCCGATGCCGACCTTGTCGTCTTGTCGGGCGACAGCCACAATGCCTGGGGCTATAATCTGGGTGAGCGCGGCCCTGGCCAGGGTGAGAACAAGCATAGGGTCGGCGTGGAATTTGCGGGGCACAGCGTTACCTCGCCGGGTTTCGAAGCCTATGCCAAGGGCGTGCCGCCAGCCGACATCGCCCGCGCCCTCCGCGCGGTCAATCCGGGCATGGCCTTCTGCGATACCAGCCAGCGCGGCTATGTCTCGCTAGAGGTAACGCCGCAGCAGGTCGCAGGCTCCTGGCACTTCATGAAGGATATCCGCACGCGCACGACCGACCTTGCAGGCACGCACCGCATGACCGTGCAGCGCGGCGCGAAGCTGCTGCAGAACGCATAA
- a CDS encoding MFS transporter gives MLTSLRASKQSLHRRTPLRERAGREGRLLAYSSGNMGKALLFSGADLTILFLLTDLLGQSPTSAGSLMLVAVLGDLVFDLLAAKLVIRLRRTGRGYRWMVAAAAIPCGAAFALLYALPALGVRDLWIVAAGLLLFRGAYAVIDVPHNALMARVTSDSRSRGRVSGYRLFFSTISSLAIAIILAPMVQSAGRTGDFDRLAVAGVIACILFAATMMLSALASNNGSTPPPDPAVEGDGIAIPLRDPLILALALLAFITGFAIPMFSRMLLYIGTYVVQRPDLVKMLLLGLTTGQFLGVLAWTSMTGRFSKATLLAAGHAVCISGIMLFALCLAWPNALIACTLLIGFGFASIFMLPWGLLADAVDVVAWRHHRRFETGLFAFYLVVVKASGAASTALIGWTLGWLGYVPETVQPALVQTAMLSLGLAVPIVGSLCAIALMRANDISHARHARLLTALTYRRQRAARQQCPQL, from the coding sequence GTGCTGACATCGTTGCGAGCGTCAAAGCAGAGCCTGCACCGGCGAACACCGCTGCGCGAACGGGCGGGGCGCGAAGGTCGGCTGCTCGCTTATTCCTCCGGCAATATGGGTAAGGCGCTGCTCTTTTCCGGGGCTGATCTCACCATCCTGTTTCTCCTGACCGACCTGTTGGGCCAGTCGCCGACCAGCGCGGGTTCCTTGATGCTGGTCGCGGTGCTGGGCGATCTCGTCTTCGACCTGTTGGCGGCAAAGCTGGTTATCCGTCTGCGACGCACCGGGCGAGGTTATCGCTGGATGGTCGCGGCCGCCGCCATACCCTGTGGCGCGGCCTTCGCCTTGCTCTATGCCCTGCCAGCGCTCGGCGTGCGCGATCTGTGGATCGTGGCGGCCGGGTTGCTGCTATTTCGCGGTGCCTATGCGGTGATCGACGTGCCGCACAATGCACTCATGGCGCGGGTAACCTCGGACAGCCGATCGCGCGGCCGCGTGTCGGGCTATCGCCTGTTCTTCAGCACGATCAGTTCGCTGGCGATCGCGATCATCCTTGCGCCGATGGTGCAGTCCGCCGGGCGGACAGGGGACTTCGATCGGCTTGCCGTGGCCGGTGTCATCGCCTGTATTCTCTTTGCCGCGACCATGATGCTTAGTGCCTTGGCGTCGAACAACGGTTCGACGCCCCCACCCGACCCAGCGGTCGAGGGCGACGGCATTGCGATACCGTTGCGCGACCCTCTGATCCTGGCGCTGGCGCTACTCGCCTTCATCACCGGCTTTGCCATTCCGATGTTCAGCCGGATGCTGCTCTATATCGGCACCTATGTGGTCCAGCGCCCGGATCTGGTGAAGATGCTGCTGCTGGGCCTGACCACCGGCCAGTTTTTGGGCGTTCTGGCCTGGACGTCGATGACTGGCCGGTTCAGCAAAGCGACCCTGCTGGCTGCAGGCCATGCCGTCTGCATTAGCGGCATCATGCTGTTCGCCCTGTGTCTCGCATGGCCCAATGCCCTGATCGCTTGCACGCTACTGATCGGCTTCGGGTTCGCCAGCATTTTCATGCTGCCCTGGGGCTTGCTGGCCGATGCCGTGGACGTCGTCGCCTGGCGTCACCATCGCCGGTTCGAAACCGGGCTATTCGCCTTCTATCTTGTGGTGGTAAAGGCGAGCGGAGCGGCCTCCACGGCGCTGATCGGCTGGACACTGGGCTGGCTCGGCTATGTGCCCGAAACTGTCCAGCCAGCATTGGTGCAGACAGCTATGCTCAGCCTGGGACTAGCCGTACCGATCGTCGGCAGCCTATGCGCGATAGCACTGATGCGCGCCAACGACATCAGCCATGCCCGCCATGCGCGCTTGCTCACGGCCCTGACGTACAGGCGCCAGCGCGCCGCGCGGCAACAATGTCCCCAGTTGTAA